The Brassica oleracea var. oleracea cultivar TO1000 chromosome C6, BOL, whole genome shotgun sequence genome includes a region encoding these proteins:
- the LOC106297776 gene encoding uncharacterized protein LOC106297776 yields the protein MRMSLDAKNKLSFVDGSLPRPDIADNLFKIWSRCNSMVKAWLLNVVNKEIYDSILYYEDAVEMWNDLYLRFRVSNLPWKYQLKQSIMTSKQENLDLSTYYTKKKTLWEQLANTRTTTVKRCNCDHVKELVEEAKTSRIIQFLMGLNESFANIRGQILNMKPRPGLTEIYNMLDQDESQRSVGHSLKSIANPSAFQIQSSNLAEQPHTLLAQTGYPKPKCSHCHKMGHIADKCYKLHGYPPGSGPSK from the coding sequence ATGCGAATGAGTTTGGATGCGAAGAACAAATTGAGTTTTGTTGATGGATCGCTTCCTAGGCCAGATATTGCTGATAATTTGTTCAAGATTTGGAGTCGATGTAACAGTATGGTGAAGGCGTGGTTGTTGAATGTAGTGAATAAGGAGATATATGATAGTATTTTGTACTATGAGGATGCTGTTGAGATGTGGAATGATTTGTATTTGAGGTTTCGAGTGAGTAATCTTCCGTGGAAGTATCAACTCAAACAATCTATCATGACCTCGAAGCAGGAGAACCTTGATCTGTCAACATATTACACAAAGAAGAAGACGTTGTGGGAGCAGTTAGCGAACACAAGAACTACTACTGTGAAGCGTTGTAATTGTGATCATGTCAAGGAGCTGGTAGAAGAAGCTAAAACGAGTAGGATCATTCAGTTTCTTATGGGGCTTAATGAGAGCTTTGCCAATATTCGTGGACAAATATTGAACATGAAACCAAGACCGGGATTAACAGAGATATACAACATGCTTGATCAGGATGAGAGTCAGCGATCTGTTGGTCACTCCTTGAAGAGCATAGCTAATCCATCTGCATTTCAGATTCAGTCCTCTAATCTTGCTGAGCAACCTCACACTCTCTTGGCTCAGACTGGCTACCCGAAACCTAAGTGTTCTCACTGTCACAAGATGGGTCATATAGCTGACAAATGCTACAAGTTACATGGTTACCCTCCGGGTTCTGGTCCTTCAAAGTGA